From the genome of Paraburkholderia flava, one region includes:
- a CDS encoding SfnB family sulfur acquisition oxidoreductase: protein MSALPQPVSHPNQRAARIENDQHALDVARSLAPVFAQGASQRDRERRLPFDEIDAYSASGLWGIAVPRQFGGAQVSFATLAEVTAIISAADPALGQIPQNHFFMLDVLRVNGTHEQQAFYFERALAGDRFGNALSERGTKTVRDYRTTLTPDGSGFRLNGTKFYSTGALFAQWIPVVAKAADDTLYVAFTPADAPGLSVVDDWSGFGQRTTGSGTTTLDNVYVEASAVVPYSAAFDARPTTVGPLGQLIHAAVDLGIARAAFADARSFVRERSRPWIDSGVERAGDDPLTLELFGKLALQLQAADALVERAGRSVDAAAAHSDEQTVAAASIAVAQARAATTEIALQASTRLLELAGTQATLAEHNLDRHWRNARTHTLHDPVRWKYIAIGNYYLNDTLPPRHGAL, encoded by the coding sequence ATGAGCGCATTGCCACAACCGGTCTCTCATCCGAATCAACGAGCGGCGCGAATCGAAAACGACCAGCACGCGCTCGACGTTGCGCGCTCGCTCGCACCCGTGTTCGCGCAAGGTGCGTCGCAGCGCGATCGCGAACGCCGCCTGCCGTTCGACGAAATCGACGCGTATTCCGCGAGCGGGCTGTGGGGCATCGCGGTGCCGCGCCAATTTGGCGGCGCGCAGGTCTCGTTCGCGACGTTGGCCGAAGTGACCGCGATCATCTCCGCGGCCGATCCCGCATTGGGGCAGATTCCGCAGAACCACTTCTTCATGCTCGACGTGCTGCGCGTGAACGGCACGCACGAACAGCAGGCGTTCTACTTCGAACGAGCATTAGCCGGCGACCGCTTTGGCAACGCGCTGTCTGAGCGCGGCACGAAAACCGTGCGTGACTATCGCACGACGCTCACGCCGGACGGCTCCGGTTTCCGGCTGAACGGGACGAAGTTCTATTCGACCGGTGCACTGTTCGCGCAATGGATTCCGGTGGTCGCGAAAGCGGCCGACGACACGCTGTACGTCGCATTCACGCCGGCCGATGCACCGGGGTTATCGGTTGTCGACGACTGGTCGGGTTTCGGTCAGCGTACGACCGGCAGCGGCACGACGACGCTCGACAACGTGTACGTCGAGGCGTCGGCCGTGGTGCCGTATAGCGCGGCGTTCGATGCACGTCCGACGACGGTCGGCCCACTCGGCCAACTGATTCACGCAGCCGTCGATCTCGGCATCGCACGCGCGGCGTTCGCGGATGCGCGCAGTTTCGTGCGCGAGCGCTCGCGGCCGTGGATCGACAGCGGTGTCGAACGTGCAGGCGACGACCCGTTGACACTCGAACTGTTCGGCAAGCTCGCGCTGCAACTGCAAGCAGCCGATGCGCTCGTCGAGCGCGCGGGCCGCAGCGTCGATGCCGCCGCCGCGCATTCCGACGAGCAGACGGTGGCAGCCGCGTCGATCGCGGTCGCGCAGGCGCGTGCGGCAACGACCGAAATAGCATTGCAGGCGTCGACTCGTTTGCTCGAACTCGCGGGCACGCAGGCGACGCTCGCCGAACACAATCTCGATCGCCACTGGCGTAACGCGCGCACGCATACGCTGCACGATCCGGTGCGCTGGAAGTACATCGCGATCGGCAACTACTATCTGAACGACACGCTGCCGCCGCGTCACGGTGCGTTGTGA
- the metE gene encoding 5-methyltetrahydropteroyltriglutamate--homocysteine S-methyltransferase encodes MVRTHIHGFPRIGAQRELKFAQESFWRGESSDADLRNVAKDLRARHWEQQRAARLDFVTVGDFAYYDQMLNLTALLGALPERFGFEPATLTLAQYYELARGNAAQPAMEMTKWFDTNYHYLVPELGPQTTFNGGVDWFFEEIDEALALNLPVKPVLIGPITYLWLSKSHVNGFDRLSLLPRLVVRYMRVLEELKQRGIEWVQLDEPALCADLDDEWLEAFSATYDVLGTLGVNVMLATYFGTVENHASLVAQLPVHGVHIDLVRAPQQLDAWRDALPADKVLSVGVIDGRNIWRADLGEVVESLQTLHAERGDRLWIAPSCSFLHVPVTLASEKRLDPDLKSWLAFATEKLDEIGTIALALHDPAAAEPQLAAADHALNARRASSAVTNVLVQRRLATVTDAMVARKSPFEVRNRVQRHSLKLPLLPTTTIGSFPQTPAIRHARAAYRRGELSALDYLERMRAETATVLRKQEELGLDVLVHGEVERNDMIEFFADKLWGCTSTENGWVQNYGSQCVKPPIVYGDIYRPEPMIVDAACYAQSLTDRLLKGVLTGPVTMLEWSFVRDDQPRSTTALQLALVIRDEVVDLEKAGIRIIQIDEPAFREGLPLRKDGWATYLEWATRAFRIAAGGVSDATQIHTHMCYSEFNDILPSIAALDADVITIETSRSSMELLDGFGAFAYPNGIGPGVYDTHSPRIPSVAAMQQLLERACSVIPAGRLWVNPDCGLKTRGWPETEAALTNMIAAARAVRQKLEAEEASAVAA; translated from the coding sequence ATGGTTCGCACTCACATACACGGCTTTCCGCGCATCGGCGCACAACGCGAACTGAAGTTCGCCCAGGAATCGTTCTGGCGCGGCGAATCCAGCGACGCCGATCTGCGCAACGTGGCGAAGGATCTGCGCGCGCGTCATTGGGAGCAGCAACGCGCGGCGCGGCTCGACTTCGTGACGGTCGGCGATTTCGCGTACTACGACCAGATGCTGAATCTGACCGCATTGCTCGGCGCGTTGCCGGAGCGCTTCGGCTTCGAGCCCGCGACACTGACGCTGGCCCAGTACTACGAACTGGCACGCGGCAACGCCGCGCAGCCGGCAATGGAAATGACCAAGTGGTTCGATACGAACTACCACTACCTCGTGCCGGAGCTGGGACCGCAGACCACATTCAACGGTGGGGTCGACTGGTTCTTCGAAGAAATCGATGAAGCGCTTGCGTTGAATCTGCCGGTCAAGCCCGTGCTGATCGGACCGATCACGTACCTGTGGCTGTCGAAGAGTCATGTGAACGGCTTCGACCGGTTGTCGTTGCTGCCGAGGCTCGTGGTTCGCTACATGCGCGTGCTCGAAGAGTTGAAGCAACGTGGCATCGAGTGGGTGCAGCTCGATGAACCCGCGTTGTGCGCAGACCTCGACGACGAATGGCTCGAAGCGTTCTCTGCGACCTACGACGTGCTGGGCACGCTGGGCGTCAACGTGATGCTCGCGACGTATTTCGGCACCGTCGAGAATCACGCGTCGCTCGTCGCGCAACTGCCGGTTCATGGCGTGCATATCGATCTGGTCAGAGCACCGCAGCAACTCGATGCATGGCGCGATGCATTGCCCGCGGACAAGGTGCTGTCGGTCGGCGTGATCGATGGAAGGAACATCTGGCGTGCGGATCTCGGCGAAGTCGTCGAGTCGCTGCAGACGTTGCATGCGGAGCGCGGCGATCGTCTGTGGATCGCGCCGTCGTGCTCGTTCCTGCATGTGCCGGTTACGCTCGCATCGGAAAAGCGGCTGGATCCCGATCTGAAGTCATGGCTCGCATTCGCGACCGAAAAGCTCGATGAAATAGGCACGATCGCGCTCGCGTTGCATGATCCCGCCGCAGCCGAGCCGCAGCTTGCGGCCGCTGACCACGCACTGAACGCACGACGCGCTTCAAGCGCGGTGACGAACGTCCTCGTGCAAAGAAGGCTCGCGACCGTCACGGACGCGATGGTCGCACGCAAGAGCCCGTTCGAGGTTCGCAACCGCGTGCAGCGTCATTCGCTGAAGCTGCCGCTACTACCGACCACGACCATCGGCTCATTCCCGCAGACGCCGGCGATTCGCCACGCGCGTGCTGCGTACCGGCGCGGTGAACTGAGCGCGCTCGACTACCTCGAACGGATGCGCGCGGAAACGGCCACCGTGCTGCGCAAGCAGGAAGAACTCGGCCTCGACGTGCTCGTGCACGGCGAAGTGGAACGCAACGACATGATCGAGTTTTTCGCCGACAAGTTGTGGGGCTGCACGTCGACGGAAAACGGCTGGGTCCAGAACTACGGTTCGCAATGCGTGAAGCCGCCGATCGTGTACGGCGACATCTATCGGCCCGAACCGATGATCGTCGATGCCGCGTGTTACGCACAATCGCTGACGGACCGTTTGCTGAAAGGCGTGCTCACCGGCCCCGTGACGATGCTCGAATGGTCGTTCGTGCGCGACGACCAGCCGCGCTCCACGACGGCACTGCAACTCGCGCTGGTCATCCGCGACGAGGTCGTCGACCTCGAGAAAGCCGGCATCCGCATCATCCAGATCGACGAGCCCGCGTTTCGCGAAGGCTTGCCGTTGCGCAAGGATGGCTGGGCGACGTACCTCGAATGGGCGACACGTGCGTTCAGGATCGCGGCGGGCGGTGTGTCGGACGCGACGCAGATTCACACGCATATGTGCTATTCGGAGTTCAACGACATCCTCCCGTCGATCGCGGCCCTCGACGCGGACGTGATCACGATTGAGACGTCGCGTTCGTCGATGGAACTGCTCGACGGCTTCGGCGCGTTCGCGTATCCGAACGGCATCGGTCCCGGCGTCTACGATACGCATTCACCGCGCATACCCAGCGTCGCTGCGATGCAGCAGCTGCTCGAGCGCGCGTGCAGCGTGATCCCCGCTGGGCGTCTGTGGGTCAACCCGGATTGCGGGCTAAAGACACGCGGCTGGCCGGAGACCGAAGCCGCGTTGACCAACATGATTGCGGCTGCAAGGGCTGTGCGGCAAAAACTCGAAGCCGAAGAGGCGAGTGCGGTTGCGGCCTGA
- the cobF gene encoding precorrin-6A synthase (deacetylating), with product MTKKILIIGIGAGNPDYMTVQAIHALNQADVFFVMDKGAAKEKLIALRKQIIERFVTDDRYRIVEATSPERRRDDVDYRVAVDELNRDKQQIFERLISDELGEGQTGAFLVWGDPSLYDSTIRIVETIAKRGTHTFDYDVIPGISSIQALAAQHRIPLNLIGRSIEITNGRTIAEGFPANVDSVVVMLDAQNAYRQLADEDLDIYWGAYVGTPDEILIAGKLRDVMDEIERVRADARTKHGWIMDTYLLRRREHS from the coding sequence GTGACAAAGAAAATTCTGATCATCGGAATTGGCGCCGGCAATCCGGACTACATGACCGTGCAGGCGATTCATGCGCTGAACCAGGCCGATGTGTTCTTCGTGATGGATAAGGGCGCCGCGAAAGAAAAGCTGATCGCGCTACGCAAGCAGATCATCGAACGGTTCGTGACCGATGACCGTTATCGGATCGTCGAAGCCACCAGCCCCGAGCGTCGACGCGACGACGTCGATTACCGCGTTGCGGTCGACGAACTGAATCGCGACAAGCAGCAGATCTTCGAACGCCTGATCTCCGACGAACTGGGCGAAGGACAGACAGGCGCGTTCCTCGTATGGGGTGATCCCTCGCTTTACGACAGCACGATTCGCATCGTCGAAACGATCGCGAAGCGCGGCACGCACACGTTCGACTATGACGTGATCCCCGGCATCAGCAGCATCCAGGCGCTTGCCGCGCAACACAGGATTCCGCTGAATCTGATCGGCCGCTCGATCGAGATAACAAACGGCCGGACGATCGCGGAAGGATTCCCGGCCAACGTCGACAGCGTGGTCGTGATGCTCGACGCGCAGAACGCGTACCGGCAGCTAGCAGACGAAGACCTCGACATCTACTGGGGCGCCTACGTAGGCACGCCCGACGAAATCCTGATCGCCGGAAAGCTGCGCGACGTGATGGACGAAATCGAACGCGTCAGGGCAGACGCCCGCACGAAGCACGGCTGGATCATGGACACATATCTGCTGCGCAGACGCGAGCATTCGTGA
- a CDS encoding porin, with the protein MKMQKTTVALLVMGAFAGVAHAQSSVTLYGIADGGILFNNNIKGSKLYGFSSATSSRFGLTGAEDLGGGLKAIFTLENGYTLGTGGLSQGGLLFGRKAFVGLKSDTWGTVTLGRQYSASNDATATFASGADWAASGLGYGTRAGDVDNVDTSNRVQNAIKYTSPNFRGLQVGVLYSLGGQAGHFSQNEVLDTGVSYANGPIKLGASYMFTKNPYYATFGNQGNSASPSSSATGANNNMPSRIYGGYASAGSQQIITAGGSYVVGPATIALLYSNTQFQNLGSVNAVGSFGTKYNGGTATFNSGELNVKYAVTPALTVAGAYIYTHNGGADNAGSAKYNQFNLGAIYSLSKRTSFYAIGFFETASGVDSTGNKAVADFSGSSFSSNNHQLAAIVGMTHKF; encoded by the coding sequence ATGAAAATGCAAAAGACCACGGTTGCCCTCCTTGTGATGGGCGCCTTTGCAGGTGTTGCACACGCTCAAAGCAGCGTGACGCTGTACGGCATTGCCGACGGCGGTATTCTGTTCAACAACAACATCAAGGGCAGCAAGCTGTATGGCTTCTCCAGCGCCACGTCGTCGCGCTTCGGCCTGACGGGTGCAGAAGACCTCGGCGGCGGTCTGAAGGCCATCTTCACGTTGGAAAACGGCTACACGCTCGGCACCGGCGGTTTGAGCCAGGGCGGCCTGCTGTTCGGCCGTAAGGCGTTCGTCGGCCTGAAGAGCGATACGTGGGGCACGGTGACGTTGGGCCGCCAGTACTCGGCCAGCAACGACGCGACGGCCACGTTCGCATCGGGCGCCGACTGGGCCGCGTCGGGTCTCGGCTACGGCACGCGCGCGGGCGACGTCGATAACGTCGATACGTCGAACCGCGTGCAGAACGCGATCAAGTACACGAGCCCGAACTTCCGCGGTCTGCAGGTCGGCGTGCTGTACAGCCTCGGCGGTCAGGCGGGTCACTTCTCGCAGAACGAAGTGCTCGACACGGGCGTGTCGTACGCGAACGGCCCGATCAAGCTCGGCGCGAGCTACATGTTCACGAAGAACCCGTACTACGCGACGTTCGGCAACCAGGGCAACTCGGCGTCGCCGTCGTCGTCGGCGACCGGCGCGAACAACAACATGCCGAGCCGCATTTACGGTGGCTACGCATCGGCGGGTTCGCAGCAGATCATCACGGCCGGCGGTTCGTACGTGGTCGGACCGGCAACGATCGCGTTGCTGTACTCGAACACGCAGTTCCAGAACCTCGGTTCGGTGAACGCGGTGGGCAGCTTCGGCACGAAGTACAACGGCGGCACGGCAACGTTCAATTCGGGCGAACTGAACGTCAAGTACGCGGTGACGCCGGCACTGACGGTCGCTGGCGCATACATCTACACGCACAACGGCGGCGCGGATAACGCGGGCAGCGCGAAGTACAACCAGTTCAACCTGGGCGCAATCTACTCGCTGTCGAAGCGCACGTCGTTCTACGCGATCGGTTTCTTCGAAACCGCATCGGGTGTCGATTCGACGGGCAACAAGGCCGTCGCCGATTTCAGCGGGTCGTCGTTCTCGTCGAACAACCACCAGCTGGCCGCGATCGTCGGCATGACGCACAAGTTCTGA
- a CDS encoding substrate-binding domain-containing protein, whose amino-acid sequence MRPLVRVARRVRALQRIAILAALALTAFGQATHAASLKGAPAPFDKGGVKIALVNYLSTGDFFQAYEAGAQKQAKALGIDLRIYEGRQDAAEQREQIQQAISLGVSAIIVNHGLPESLRDVVQRALDKGIKVVAFDVDLNNPKVPQIEQSDRDLATLLLDRAVKDNGDAFAAGYVYVAGFAPLDRRDAVWRSFKDAHPKVQEKARWGTVDNPIAQSVANQAAAAYRAHPDIRVVFAPYDEFARGAKLAADEAKLSSKIRIYSADISTADIEAIRAPDSAWVATAATNPAVVGAVSVRAAALLVAGQNPGSRIAVKPALITHDDLVKNDIHTVAELGAKFPAFRDSDAAKASWIPVGD is encoded by the coding sequence ATGAGACCGCTCGTTCGTGTCGCGCGCCGCGTGCGCGCATTGCAACGCATCGCCATACTGGCTGCGCTCGCACTCACCGCATTCGGCCAGGCCACCCACGCGGCATCGCTAAAAGGCGCACCTGCCCCCTTCGACAAAGGCGGCGTGAAGATCGCGCTGGTGAACTACCTGTCGACCGGCGACTTCTTCCAGGCCTACGAGGCCGGGGCGCAGAAGCAGGCGAAAGCGCTCGGCATCGATCTGCGCATCTACGAAGGCCGTCAGGATGCGGCCGAACAGCGCGAACAGATCCAGCAGGCGATCAGCCTCGGCGTGTCGGCGATCATCGTCAATCACGGCTTGCCTGAGTCGCTGAGGGACGTCGTGCAGCGGGCGCTGGACAAGGGCATCAAGGTCGTCGCGTTCGATGTCGATCTGAACAACCCGAAGGTGCCGCAGATCGAGCAGAGTGACCGCGATCTCGCGACGCTGCTGCTCGATCGAGCAGTGAAGGACAACGGCGATGCGTTCGCGGCGGGCTACGTGTACGTGGCCGGCTTCGCGCCGCTCGATCGACGCGATGCGGTGTGGCGCAGCTTCAAGGACGCACATCCGAAGGTGCAGGAAAAGGCGCGCTGGGGCACCGTCGACAACCCGATCGCGCAATCGGTCGCGAATCAGGCAGCGGCTGCGTATCGCGCGCATCCGGACATTCGCGTCGTGTTCGCGCCTTATGACGAGTTTGCTCGCGGCGCGAAGCTGGCCGCCGACGAAGCGAAACTGTCGTCGAAGATCCGCATCTACAGTGCCGACATTTCGACCGCCGATATCGAAGCGATCCGCGCGCCGGACAGTGCGTGGGTTGCGACGGCGGCAACCAACCCGGCGGTGGTCGGCGCGGTGTCGGTGCGCGCGGCCGCGCTGCTGGTCGCAGGGCAGAACCCAGGTAGCCGGATCGCCGTGAAGCCCGCACTGATCACGCATGACGATCTCGTGAAAAACGACATCCACACCGTCGCCGAACTCGGCGCAAAGTTTCCGGCGTTCCGCGACAGTGACGCCGCGAAGGCGTCGTGGATTCCTGTCGGCGATTGA
- a CDS encoding porin, with amino-acid sequence MKKTTAALGVAMLTLSAQSAFAQSSVTLYGLVDTSVRYLTNANSKNDSQIAMGPGVETPSRWGLKGSEDIGGGTSVIFKLENQFQLWSGKLDNSNNTLFQRNAYVGLSNDKYGALTFGRQQTPFFDVMGNIYDPLTVADFWQDSWAYNPVGPFLFTNSSVKYTGQFGGLHIEGMYGFGGVAGSTGENSMYGLTASYAFGPLSADVGFQQNDVAGKKFNIVNVSTVYTFTPTLKVMAGWLHSQDNTGTADFAEQQSGAPVLLPANASPNRIDDNFYVGSTWQAAAPLAITVAGYYGHARNAAKLDGSLGVGVNYSATVLAEYSLSKRTEVYGTVDFTRGNGAYLADYPGRNNQTGVAIGLRNIF; translated from the coding sequence ATGAAAAAGACCACCGCGGCGCTCGGCGTCGCCATGCTTACCCTCTCCGCCCAATCCGCTTTTGCACAGAGTTCAGTGACGTTGTACGGTCTCGTCGATACGAGCGTCCGTTACCTGACCAATGCCAATTCGAAGAACGACAGCCAGATTGCGATGGGCCCGGGCGTCGAGACGCCGAGTCGCTGGGGCTTGAAGGGCAGCGAAGATATCGGCGGCGGAACGTCGGTGATCTTCAAGTTGGAGAACCAGTTCCAGCTCTGGTCCGGCAAGCTCGACAACAGCAACAACACGCTTTTCCAGCGTAATGCTTACGTCGGACTGTCGAACGACAAGTACGGCGCACTGACTTTCGGTCGTCAGCAGACGCCGTTCTTCGATGTGATGGGCAACATCTATGACCCGCTGACCGTCGCCGACTTCTGGCAGGACAGCTGGGCGTACAACCCGGTCGGCCCGTTCCTGTTCACCAATAGCTCCGTCAAGTACACCGGTCAGTTTGGTGGCCTGCACATTGAAGGCATGTACGGCTTCGGTGGCGTCGCGGGCAGCACCGGCGAGAACAGCATGTACGGCCTGACTGCGTCGTACGCGTTCGGCCCGCTGTCGGCAGACGTGGGCTTCCAGCAGAACGACGTCGCAGGCAAGAAGTTCAACATCGTGAACGTCAGCACGGTCTATACGTTCACGCCGACGTTGAAGGTAATGGCAGGCTGGCTGCATTCGCAGGACAACACCGGCACTGCCGATTTCGCCGAGCAGCAGAGTGGTGCGCCGGTGCTCCTGCCCGCGAACGCGAGCCCGAACCGCATCGACGACAACTTCTACGTCGGCTCGACGTGGCAGGCCGCGGCACCGCTCGCGATCACGGTGGCCGGCTATTACGGTCACGCGCGTAACGCCGCGAAGCTCGACGGCTCGCTCGGCGTCGGCGTCAACTATTCGGCGACGGTACTCGCCGAATACTCGCTGTCGAAGCGCACCGAAGTGTATGGCACGGTCGACTTCACCCGCGGCAACGGCGCGTATCTCGCCGACTACCCGGGCCGCAACAACCAGACCGGCGTCGCGATCGGTCTGCGCAACATCTTCTGA
- a CDS encoding LLM class flavin-dependent oxidoreductase, producing MTRQIRLNAFDMNCVGHQSPGLWAHPRDTSWRYKHLDYWTSLAKLLERGKFDGLFIADVLGIYDVFQGSGDAAIRQAAQVPVNDPVLLVSAMANVTEHLGFGVTCSLSYEHPYPFARRMSTLDHLTGGRVGWNIVTSYLDSAARNIGLPSQANHDERYALADEYLDVCYKLWESSWEDDAVVRDVERRVFTEPSKVHPIDHHGTYFDVPGIHLCEPSPQRTPVLYQAGASKRGKDFAAQHAECIFIAAPSRTILKNFVADIRARVKSFGRDPHDVLIFNLHTVITGKTSADAHAKHADYRRYASDEGALALMSGWTGIDLSKYALDEPLRHIESNAVQSAVEALSSADPTRVWTVREIAKWGGIGGLGPLSVGDPQEIADELQSWVDETDVDGFNLAYALTHETFSDFVDLVVPELQRRGVYKTDYAPGTLREKLHGGGARLAEPHPGARYRAAHTAATAQTVHE from the coding sequence ATGACCCGACAGATCCGCCTCAACGCGTTCGACATGAACTGCGTGGGCCATCAATCGCCCGGCTTGTGGGCGCATCCACGCGACACGTCGTGGCGCTACAAACATCTCGACTACTGGACGAGCCTCGCGAAGCTGCTCGAACGCGGCAAGTTCGATGGTCTGTTTATCGCGGACGTGCTGGGCATCTACGACGTGTTCCAGGGCAGCGGCGACGCGGCAATCCGCCAGGCCGCACAGGTGCCCGTCAACGATCCGGTCCTGCTCGTCTCCGCGATGGCGAACGTGACCGAGCATCTCGGCTTCGGCGTGACGTGCTCGCTGTCGTACGAGCATCCGTACCCATTCGCTCGTCGCATGTCGACACTCGATCATCTGACCGGCGGACGTGTGGGCTGGAACATCGTCACGTCGTATCTCGACAGCGCCGCGCGCAACATCGGTTTGCCGAGCCAGGCGAATCACGACGAACGCTATGCGCTTGCCGACGAATACCTCGACGTCTGCTACAAGCTGTGGGAGTCGTCGTGGGAAGACGATGCGGTGGTGCGCGATGTCGAGCGTCGCGTGTTTACCGAGCCGTCGAAGGTGCATCCAATCGATCACCACGGCACGTACTTCGACGTGCCGGGCATCCACCTGTGCGAGCCGTCGCCGCAGCGTACGCCGGTGCTGTATCAGGCGGGCGCGTCGAAACGCGGCAAGGACTTCGCCGCGCAGCACGCGGAATGCATCTTCATCGCGGCACCGTCGCGCACGATCCTGAAGAATTTCGTCGCCGATATTCGCGCGCGCGTGAAGTCGTTCGGCCGTGATCCGCACGACGTGTTGATCTTCAACCTGCATACGGTGATTACCGGCAAGACGTCGGCAGACGCGCACGCGAAACACGCGGACTATCGCCGCTATGCGAGCGACGAGGGCGCGCTTGCGCTGATGTCCGGCTGGACCGGCATCGATCTGTCGAAGTACGCGCTCGATGAGCCGTTGCGGCATATCGAAAGCAATGCAGTGCAGTCCGCGGTCGAGGCGCTGTCGAGCGCTGATCCGACGCGCGTATGGACTGTGCGCGAGATCGCGAAGTGGGGTGGCATTGGCGGGTTGGGGCCGTTGTCGGTTGGCGATCCGCAGGAAATCGCGGACGAATTGCAGTCGTGGGTGGACGAGACGGACGTCGACGGTTTCAACCTTGCGTATGCGCTGACGCACGAGACCTTCAGCGATTTCGTCGACCTCGTGGTGCCGGAGTTGCAGCGACGCGGCGTGTACAAGACCGATTACGCGCCCGGCACGTTGCGCGAGAAATTGCATGGCGGCGGCGCGCGACTCGCCGAACCGCATCCGGGCGCGCGCTATCGCGCGGCGCATACCGCTGCAACCGCGCAGACGGTGCACGAATAG
- a CDS encoding SfnB family sulfur acquisition oxidoreductase, translated as MAEHDEAALSQPTHVIADDAGAIAAAHTLAQRLVKDAAVRDRERRLPYEEIEWFSQSGLWAITVPKAYGGAGVSFVTLTEVVKIIAAADPSLGQLPQNHYGLVDVIALTGTDEQKRFFLGEILNGRRFGNGFSEKGTKHVLDLKTRVRRDGDQYVVDGTKFYSTGALFAHYVPVLGLDDDRKGWLAYIPKGTPGLSVIDDWSGFGQRTTASGTVVLDNVRIPASHVFPAHRVSDFPTLNGPISQIIQAAIDAGIARAAIDDTLTFVRTRSRPWIDSKVERASDDPLTVREIGHLHIQLHAADALLERAARVLDEIAAQSDTSEDDVARASVAVGEAKVLTTEIALLASEKLFELAGTQATLAEHNLDRHWRNARTHTLHDPVRWKYHLVGNYYLNGVKPARHPWN; from the coding sequence ATGGCCGAGCACGACGAAGCGGCTTTGTCGCAACCGACTCACGTCATTGCAGACGATGCCGGCGCTATCGCAGCAGCACACACGCTCGCGCAGCGACTCGTGAAAGACGCGGCAGTACGCGATCGCGAACGCCGTTTGCCGTATGAGGAAATCGAGTGGTTTTCGCAGTCGGGCCTGTGGGCGATCACAGTACCGAAGGCATACGGCGGCGCGGGTGTGTCGTTCGTTACGCTGACCGAGGTCGTCAAGATCATCGCGGCTGCGGACCCTTCGCTCGGACAACTGCCGCAGAACCACTACGGTCTCGTCGACGTGATCGCGCTGACCGGCACCGATGAACAGAAGCGTTTCTTCTTGGGCGAAATTCTGAACGGCCGGCGCTTCGGTAACGGCTTCTCCGAAAAAGGCACGAAACACGTGCTCGATCTGAAGACGCGCGTGCGACGCGACGGTGATCAATACGTCGTGGACGGCACCAAGTTCTATTCGACCGGTGCACTATTCGCGCACTACGTGCCGGTGCTTGGACTCGACGACGATCGCAAGGGCTGGCTTGCCTATATTCCGAAGGGCACGCCGGGCCTGTCGGTGATCGACGACTGGTCGGGCTTCGGCCAGCGCACGACCGCGAGCGGCACCGTCGTGCTGGACAACGTACGCATTCCCGCATCGCATGTGTTCCCCGCGCATCGCGTGTCGGATTTTCCGACGCTGAACGGCCCGATCTCGCAGATCATTCAGGCAGCCATCGATGCGGGCATCGCACGCGCGGCGATCGACGACACGTTGACGTTCGTCCGCACGCGCTCGCGACCGTGGATCGACAGCAAGGTCGAGCGTGCAAGCGACGATCCGCTGACGGTGCGTGAGATCGGTCACCTGCACATCCAGTTGCATGCGGCCGACGCATTGCTCGAACGTGCGGCACGCGTACTCGACGAAATTGCCGCGCAGTCCGATACGAGCGAAGACGACGTCGCGCGCGCATCGGTTGCAGTTGGCGAAGCGAAAGTGCTGACCACGGAAATCGCACTGTTAGCCAGCGAGAAACTGTTCGAACTGGCCGGCACGCAGGCGACGCTCGCCGAGCACAACCTCGATCGTCACTGGCGCAATGCGCGCACGCATACGCTGCACGATCCGGTGCGCTGGAAGTATCACCTCGTCGGTAACTACTATCTGAACGGCGTCAAACCGGCGCGTCATCCGTGGAATTGA